GGGTCACGGGACGCTCAAGGACCCGCAGCGGCACGCGGACTGGCTGGCCGAGGTGCGGGCGGAGGCGGGCGACGCTCTCTTCATCAACGCGCGCGTCGACACGTTCCTTCTCGGCACGGGTGACCCGGCCGATGCCGTGCATCGAGCCCGCCTGTACGTGGCTGCCGGCGCCGACTGCGTCTACCCCCTGCTGGCGCCGATCGAGGTGCTCCCGGCGCTGCGGGAGGGCATCGTCGGCCCACTCAACATGGCCGCCGGGCCGAGCAGGGAATCGGTGGCCGAGCTGGGACGGCAGGGCGCGACCCGCATCACCTTCGGCCCGGGGATGCAGCGGTACGCGACGAAGGCGATCGGCGATCTCGCGGCGGCGCTCCGGGCCTGACGCGGGCCCCGCGAGGCCGGTGGTCAGGCGTCGGCGCGGGCGGCGAGGGCGTCCACCAGTCGGCGGGTCGAGCCGGCCAGGTTCCACCGACCGGCAAGCTCCAGCAGCCGGTCCGGGTCGACCGGGGCGGTGGGCAGGGCGGTGGGCAGCTGCGGCAGCGGCACGTCCAGGGCGACCCGGACCACCGTCGGCGCGACGCCCAGGTAGTCGCGGGCTGCGGCGAGCTTGGTGCGCAGCCCCGGTGCGAAGGACGAGTCGGAGTCGTCGAGTGCGGCCAGGATGCCGGCGACGCTGCCGTACCGGTCGATGAGCCGGGCGGCGGTCTTCTCGCCGACGCCCGCCACCCCGGGCAGCCCGTCGCTGGGGTCACCGCGCAGGGCGGCGAAGTCGGCGTACCGGTCGGCCGGCACGCCGTAGCGGGCCCGCACCGCGGCGTCGTCGCAGTCGTCGAGCTTGGCGACGCCGCGCCCGACGTAGAGCAGCCGGACCGGCCGGGCGTCGTCGATGAGCTGGAACAGGTCCCGGTCACCGGAGACCACCTCGACCGGGCCCGGCTGGGTCACCGAGAGCGTGCCGAGCACGTCGTCGGCTTCGTAACCGGTCGCGCCGACAGTGGTGATGCCGACCGCGGCAAGCACCTCCAGGATCATCGGCACCTGCGGGGAGAGCGTGTCCGGAACGACTTCGCCACCCTGCGGGGCAACCCGGTGCGCCTTGTACGACGGCAGCAGGTCGACCCGCCACGCGGGACGCCAGTCGTAGTCCAGGGCGCAGACCATCCGGTCGGCGCCGCGTCCGCGAATGAGGGTGGCCAGCATGTCGAGGAAGCCGCGTACCGCGTTGACCGGGGTGCCGTCCTCGGCTCGGGCGGCGGACTCCGGAATGCCGAAGTAGGCCCGGAAGTAGAGGCTGGCGGAATCGATCAGCAGGATCGGGGGTCGGTGTGCCACGCCGGACAGCCTGGCACAAGCCTCCGACGATCAGGGGTATGCCCGGCCGTCGGCGGTGTCAGCGCTGCTCGTCGCGCCGGTAGACCGTGTCCCGCCGAACCAGGTGCTGCACGACGTAACTGGTCACCAGCAGCAGGATCGCGACCAGCACCTCGACCCAGGCCGCGACTCCGTCGGCCACGGTGACGCCGATGATCAGCAGGACCAGACCGACGAGTGCGAGGACCCCGGCCCACAGTTGGCGGCGACGGCGTGTCGCCCCCCGATCGTTCGCTGCCACGTCGGACCTCCCGGTCGGGGAGCCCGCGCGGGCCCCCGATCCAGGCTATGACCCCCGGTGCCGCCCGACCAGGAAACCGCCGTGCGGGCGGTGCCCCGCACGGCGCAGACCGCCGGGGTGGCGTTCCTTCCCGGCCGAGGGCGGCCGGTCCGGGGGGCGGGGGTCACCGACTTCCCACGGTGACCGGTGGCGCGACGGGGCGCGTCGGGTCGTCCCGGTCGTGGTCGGTGAGGTCGCGCAGGCGCCGGACGGGGGAGAGCAGCAGCACCAGCGGCGCGCACACCAGGGTCGCCGCGAAGACGAACAGCGTGGCTCGGGCGCCGAGCGGGCCGGCCAGCGCGCCGGCGACCAGCCCGCCGACGGGAATCGCGCCCCAGGAGACGAACCGCACGGTGGCCATCACCCGGGAGAGCAGGTCGGGTGGGCTGGCGATCTGTCGGTAGGTCCGGGTCGTCACGCTGAGCACCACCGTCCCGAGGGAGAAGATGATGCTGCCGGCGGCGAAGGCGGCGTACGCCAGCCAACCGGTGCCCCAGGGGATCAGGAACGCGCCGACGACCGTGGTGAAGCCGGCGGCGATCAGTGCGCGGGCGGTGCCGATCCGGGTGGTGATCCACGTGGTGAGCGCCGCCCCGACCAACGCGCCGACCCCCTCGACGGCGACGAGCAGCCCGACCAGACCGGCCGGGGCGTGCAGCTCGCGGACCAGGTAGAGCGGGAAGAGCGCGTACTGGGCGCCGCAGACGAAGTTCATCGCCGTCGCGGCCCACATGCTCGGTCTCATCACCGGGTGGTGCACGACGAAGCGCCAGCCTTCGCGAATCAGCTCGCCGACCGGTGGCCAGCGCTCCGGCACGTCGACTCGGCTGGCGGGCAGTGTGCGCAGCAGTGCCGCCGAGACGAGGTAGCTGGCCGAGTCGATGAGCAGGGTGGGCACCGCGCCGAGGGCCTGCACGGCGAGCCCGCCGAGGGAGGGGCCGCTGAGCTGGGCGGCGGCGTGGGTGGCCGAGGTGAGGCTGTTGCGCGACTGCAGCTGCTCGCGGTCCACGATCCTGGGCAGGAAGGTCGAGTTGGCCAC
The nucleotide sequence above comes from Micromonospora luteifusca. Encoded proteins:
- a CDS encoding 5'-3' exonuclease codes for the protein MAHRPPILLIDSASLYFRAYFGIPESAARAEDGTPVNAVRGFLDMLATLIRGRGADRMVCALDYDWRPAWRVDLLPSYKAHRVAPQGGEVVPDTLSPQVPMILEVLAAVGITTVGATGYEADDVLGTLSVTQPGPVEVVSGDRDLFQLIDDARPVRLLYVGRGVAKLDDCDDAAVRARYGVPADRYADFAALRGDPSDGLPGVAGVGEKTAARLIDRYGSVAGILAALDDSDSSFAPGLRTKLAAARDYLGVAPTVVRVALDVPLPQLPTALPTAPVDPDRLLELAGRWNLAGSTRRLVDALAARADA
- a CDS encoding isocitrate lyase/PEP mutase family protein; translated protein: MTAATFRALHHGRAAGDPLVLPGPWDAASARALADAGFPALATPSAGIAASLGYEDGSTPPDEMFAAVTRIVRAVSVPVSADVESGYGLAPSELVGRLLEAGVVGCNLEDSEGHGTLKDPQRHADWLAEVRAEAGDALFINARVDTFLLGTGDPADAVHRARLYVAAGADCVYPLLAPIEVLPALREGIVGPLNMAAGPSRESVAELGRQGATRITFGPGMQRYATKAIGDLAAALRA
- a CDS encoding MFS transporter — translated: MRVEDRAGVFWRWWTAGTASLVGSAVGSVALPLTALTVLDASAFQMGLIAAASYVAWIVIGLPAGVIVQRLPLRGAQVGADLARAVAVASIPLAWWWGHLTVAHLVLTALVVSFANVLFDVANSTFLPRIVDREQLQSRNSLTSATHAAAQLSGPSLGGLAVQALGAVPTLLIDSASYLVSAALLRTLPASRVDVPERWPPVGELIREGWRFVVHHPVMRPSMWAATAMNFVCGAQYALFPLYLVRELHAPAGLVGLLVAVEGVGALVGAALTTWITTRIGTARALIAAGFTTVVGAFLIPWGTGWLAYAAFAAGSIIFSLGTVVLSVTTRTYRQIASPPDLLSRVMATVRFVSWGAIPVGGLVAGALAGPLGARATLFVFAATLVCAPLVLLLSPVRRLRDLTDHDRDDPTRPVAPPVTVGSR